The genomic stretch CATACACACTGTCTCTCTCTGTCCCACACCAGTTCACACCTTGCTTATGGCTGGACACAACCCTATGCATGCCTCGCTCCATGTTTCACAACGGACCCAGCACCTTCCTTTCACAGTAGAGAGCTCTCCCTCAAACACCATCTCTTCCACCCTTGGGTCTCTCCAAGGCCATTTCTGGGCAGGAACTGGGCTGTGTGCTCTCCCGTGTGGCGGGTGGGCCCTGCACCCATCGATGCCTAGGCAGGCAAGCAATGCCCAGGCAGATCCGTGGCCTTGGCATGGGAAAAGCTATCCCACCAGCCTAAATGCCCTGCTGAGGTGGCAGTGGTGGCAGGGAAACCCtaagggatgggatgggagacAAAACTTGCagctttttattcattttctgcccagctgtgctgggaaagaTGCATTTCAAGGAGAGCAAATGGAAAGATTTTCAGCTTGATGAGCAAACTGCACCCTGCAAACACCCCCTTAGCCATCCTTTTCCCAGCTCACCCCAAGCAttggctgcaggcagctctagcacacaaaccacacaaaatGTCTTGCCCAGGTATTTGtttcttacttaaaaaaaaaaccccaggcaGTCTGCATTAAACCAATGCATGCTCCTACCAGCCTGCAGACTGGGAAAAGCTCAGTTGCTGCTGGTTTGACTCACTGAGGTCCCAGAGGAGATGCGGTACTTTGACAGACTGTCCCGAACTTGGGAAAACAATTGCACTCGAATGCAAGTGGTGGGAGAAAAGCTCTTTCTGCTGCAGGTGCAAGGCACCTTGTGCACCTGAATGCTGGGTGCCTCCAGCCTGCTTTATCCCCCCCCCGCTAGTGAGAGTGGGCTGCAAGCAAAGCCAGCCTTTTAAGCCTACCTTACcccacagctgcagcaaaggGGTCCGAATCGTTAGAGGAAAGAGCGGGGAAATAAAAGGATGGGAAAAGAGCAGGCAGCTTGTTGCGGAGCTGCTGGGGCGCGGGGAAGCAGGCTGCGGCGGGCAGCCCGCAGCCCCCTCCCCTCGGCCCACCACGACTGTACCATTCAGCGTTCCCGCAGGGGCAAATCGCAGGAAAATGCATCCCGGGTGCTCGACCCCTCGTGCCAGCGGGGCCCAGCCGCAGGGCACCGCCGCACTGGCAAAGCCCGGGAGGGGGCTCAGTGCCCCCCTTGGCTTCGCACACTcaggctgctcccagcctggctgccagCTCTCTCCCACCCTCCCTTGCCCTGCaaaagggaggagggggctggCAGCGGCGGAGCGAGGTGGGAGAGGCGGCAAGGCAGGCGTGCGGGAGCTCGGCCAGCCGGTGAGAGGTAGGGAGCCCAAACCCCCGTGGCAAACCCACCGCTGGCCGCTCAGGCTAACCCCGAGGGGCGAGTGAGACACCGCGGACGTGCCGCCATCCCGCAGCCGCATGGGGAAAGGGCTGCGTTTGCAGCAGTGGAGAGGCGAGACGCGGAGTTTGGGGTGGGTCTGAAGTCAGGaatccctcctcccttccctgtcGCGTTGCTTTGTTTGTCCCAGTGATGGGAGAGGGGGAAAGTACTGCGGATGCAGCACTTCTGCTAaacagtgagggtggtggggtACAGCATAACTTACAGCCCTTTGCTTTCAGCACCCAACTATCCGGGTCGGTAAGCTGTGTGTTTGGTACCTTACAGCATTCCTGCAAGTGAGCGGAACGAGCTAGTGACTTGGGAAAAGCTAGGAAGCTCCAGAAAAGTGTCTCTAAGCAAGGTGGGGAGGGGCAAGAGAGCTGCTTTTCATCTGAGCTGTATTACAGGCACAGAAGTGCCTAAAAGCagcctcttctttctctgcaggagTTAGAGAAAAGAGAGGGGGAGCATATGGAAAAACTCCTGCCAAACTATGCAGCTGGGCCaagccaggcaggcagcacccGGTGCTGGGCAGAGTAACGCTCTTTGCTGCTCACACACAAGAGtagtttcttcttcctttctacTTTCCTCAggaacattttgcttttcacaatttctcttctttccctctgaTCCCTGGCTGCCTCTTGCCCAGTAATGGGTCCTAAGCACTCGTGGGGACATCTCCTGATAGAGTAGATCAGGCAGCAATGATCCTGTTGTGGGGGCTTGCCAGGCTGGGCAAACCTCTTCTTAACCCATCTGGTTTAATAATGTGGGGCTTGGGTGGGAACGGCAATGCTGGGAAGGGGCAATGGTACAGGGATGCAGGAAGCAGCTTGGCCCAGCAGGTACAAAATACTGTGGGCAACTGATCCATTGCCATGCTTCAGAAAGGCACGAAGCTCCTACCCTGCAGGAGGGAAGCCCTCATTCCTACATGTGCTGTGGGCAAGGGGAGTGCTGCTCTTACCGTGCCCTGACCTTTCTGCTGGTAGGACCACAGTTTTGGTGGCCTTTCTGaagttctgctgaaacagctgtAGCTCTGTCTCAGGCAGGAGGTGAGGGGGAGAGCTGTGTGCACGTTAATACATTGAAAACTTATCAACCCCAAAAAGGAGTCACTGCTCACATGTACTTGGCTCTTCTTTTGAAAGGTCTTAGAGATCAGGTGAGGAAAAGCCTGGACCTCCTCTGGAGCCTGAGCTGGGTGTAATGAGAGGGTGGCTCAGAAGCTAGAGAAGAGGGCATAGCTGAAAAAGCCTGGGGAAACATCAGTGTGATCTGTTGTGAGGAGTTTCTAAGGGACAGTCAGCTGGatgtaaaagaaaaaccctACAGCCACCACTGACAGAGCAAAACACTACCTGAAGAAATTGCCGAGGCCTCCCAGCTTGCTCTTAATGAACAATATAAGGTAACAAAGCCAAACCACATGTGGTCAGTAAATGCCAGAATTAAGGTAGCTGTGGTAACCTTGATTCAGGCTGCCTTTGGTGTGCACAGTAAGCAGGAGCCCTGCCTGCTGGTTTTCATGCCCGGGCAGTGCACAGGCGCAGCCTGCCTGCGGGGCAGAGGGGTCCTTGGGATGGCTGAGGCTgccaggggctgctctgctccaaaAGCTGGGGGGAAGTGGCTGAGCCAGGCAAGAAGAGGTAAAAACATCACTTTAGGGGGAGCGACAAGAGTCTTGGTCCCCTGAGCCTGCCTGCAGTATGCACGGGGAGGGTATGGCTGGGGCACAGACAACCCACTTTCAAAGACTCCTTAACCTCTGAGTGCTTGGCCTGGCAGCTCTCAGAGTGTTTGCTTAAGGTTGTTTCCACCTGCGTAATGTGGACAGTGAGAAATGCTTGCCTGTTCTGACGCAACACCTCTCTTTCCGCCAGGCTCATCTCCACCGTGGTGTCTCATAGTTTCCAGTCAGTGATTAAAGACATGTCACTGATGTCTCCTGTCCCCTTTTTTGAACGCTTTGTGGTGAATGGCTGCTGCCTTCACAAACCCGTGTGGCTTTCGGATGGTGGCTGCAAGAGCAGACCCAGAGACCCTGGCAGTCTCTGCAgcccttcttttcccctcctaaaTTCTCAGTTTTAAATGGTCTCTGTAGAAATCCATACTTGCCAGGAGACTGCCTGGCCACAGACCAGTCTAGCAGCTCTCCATCACTTTTCTAACTCCCACCCCTCTGTAGGAAAGTCAGCATAATAAAGCTTTTCCTCCAGCACACAGACTAGAGTACCAAGAGCCAAGCCAAGCTGCCGCACTGCAGAGGGTTGATACAGCAATATTTCCCCAACCCTCATCTCCAAGCTGGAGAGATGCTGGCCCCTGGGAACATATGTAAGAGAGTGCATGGGAGCAAAATGATAGGTGCAGACTGCTTTGGGGATGCAAGCTGGGGAGATCTGACCTGGTGAGTCAGCCATCAGGTGTTCAGTAAGAGCTCTTACTGATGAGGCTTTGGTGAGCTGGTTTGCAGAACTGGCTGAGAAACCCGCAACGTGTCTGAACGTGAAACGAGGTCAGCAAAATGCCTAACACAAGAGGGTTTTTGGGCACAAGCATGGTGATGGTGTTACGCTTCACCCCtgaaaaacccaaccaaacaaccaacaaaagAACAACTAAAAAGGCAATAGTGCAGTACAGCTTGATGAGGACTTAACTGGGCAGATGTTCAACCAACTATCCATTTTCTCTGGGGAGAGTGTGCAATCATAAAAGGCCAAATGACAGTTCATTCAATAAACCCACATTTCTGGAGAACAGAGAAGAACCAAACCCCAGCAGCTCAGAGGGGAAGATTTTGGACTGTCTCTAGTGTATGATTATTTAtctctttcagaaaagcatCATGCAACATGTGTGCATGTTCCCTACGTGTGTCAGCACTGGGACCATGGTACCATATGTACATAGTACTACCTGTGCTAGATCTCTTTACCAAATAGTTTTGCTCTTCAATTCAGGTCAATGTTTGCAAGTATAAATCCCACCTCTGTGCTTTGCCTCCTGGCAAAACAGACAAACTCCTCCTATCCCCACTGTGTCACAGAAAACGCAGCTTGGACATCAAGGCAAGCCAAAAATCCATCAGGCTAGATGGAGGGTGGCTGTCCGTCCAGCTTCTAGATGGTAATCACCCATGTCGCTTGTCTGTGTTACCTTATGCACTGCAGGGAAGATGAGCACAGAGGACACTGGCAATGGGACCTCTCCTACCACGCCTCTCCTTGGGCTTCTGGTTTCAGCCACTGAGCTGGTCCCTCCCAGCTATGCATCCCCTGAGACAGCAGACCCACTGCTTGTCATTGTTGCACTCATctgcatcttcctcctcctggcaACCTTCCTCATCTTTGTTACCCTCTGCAAGCCAGCGGCGCTGGACCAGGCCCGCTCTGGGCCCCATGAGTGCATGCCGCATCACCCAGTGGATGCAAGTGAGCCCCAGCTGAGGTTCTGGAAGCGGCTGGGCTCCCTGCGATGCTCCATCAACACCTTCAGGAGGAGTCAGCCAATGTCCCAGAGACAGCTCACTTGCCCCAGAAGCTCCCTTGCCGGCCAGAACTGGAATATCATGGAGTCCACCAAAATGTGACCCTCCTCTGCAGGAACTAACTCACCCCACACTGCTATTCTTTCCCAAGCTTTTGGTTCAGCCTCAGTTCCCTTCTGAGCATCCTGGCAGAGCCCCTTTGAGCAGCTCATTTCCAGGCAGTGACTCTGCAAGGCGATGAGAGATTTTGCTATTTCAGGTTCAAAATGCTTTCCAGGTTACTGTTTCCTGGCAGGAAAGGTGGAGGCATCTGAACTACAACCACACACAGCTACCACCAGGCAGTCCAAAAGACACTGCCACttcatttcttttggaaaacattGTGCAAGTTGCGAGCCACCTGAACAAACAACCTGGGCGAGAGAAGAGCAAGCTGGCTACCCAACAAATACTGCTTTGAAGAGAGGCATCCTGGGGCAAATGCGCTTCACAAAAAGCAGTCTTCAGCTGAGATTGTCCCTGAGTTGTGGTCCTAAGAAGGCAGAGGAAGGCTTGTGCCCCCTGTGTGCCACCCGGTCCCTGTCTACTCTCATTCCTTGCAATGAGCCGTGGTTGCTGCAGTAGATGCTTGGAAGGATGTATGCTACAGCTGTCTGCTGGAAACCTGTTTCAATAAACGAGCAGTGGGAGCAGGTAAACATGCCTATAAATGCATTAAAGAGAGCTTTTGAGGCTCGCAGCCACTGCCAGCTTGGAAAGGCACTGTGCAAAGCTGAGCTGCTCATTTCTGCTGGGAAAGGGTACAACAACCAGCAGGTAAGCTGACGTGCTTAGAGGAATCAGTACAAAACACAAAAAGTGGCTTAATTCTTCCAGGTCTGCAGCTCATGCTATGTTCAGCTATTGAGTTCACCCCTCTGGGTGAAGTCTCCATGCTCAGCGAGGCCCCACGGTGAGCACCAAAGCCCATCTCCCTGGGTTTCACTTGGTCATCAGGTGCAGCTCTGCATCAGGACCTCTCCGGGCTGCTGGGGCATTCCTGCTCTCCTCTGGCCCTGGGCTGCCTGGCTTTCAGAGAAGAGGATGGGGAAGCCTTTGAAAACTCTCTTGTTGCCACAGGGATGTGGGGATGTATTTGAAGGGAGAGACTTTCAGTAGAAATGGCTCACACTAAAGGTGTAAATTAAACTAAACCCAGGTGATTGCCCATTTCCATTTCCCTCAGATTTTGTTCTATGGAAGACAAACTTCCCCCTAAAACTGCCTCTCCTTTGCCACACACTTCCAAGGGCATCCCCTCTTTTGGGAATCATTCTCTAAGAAGAGGGACTTTGTTATCAGACTTGGGTTTCCTCCATTCTCAAGTCTTTTGATTTGAAAACCAGGCTCAGTTTCAGGAGTCCCGTGGCAGGGCTCTTCTCTGCCTGCACATCTCCCCTACACACCTCTACCCCAGGGGCAGGGACTGCAGGCAGATGCCTGACCCCAGAGGCAGGCATCACGTACCATGTGCCATGGCACAACAGGTGACGAGGAGCTGCAGGGCTCACGCTTGGCGActggctgcccagagcagggctCCCAGCAAGCCTTTGTTGCAAGAGTCAAAAggctcctttcttctcctggtGACTCACCCAGCCTTGGAGAGCCAGGGACAAAGCTGCCCCTTTCCCTGTGCCAGGAGAGGTATTCAAGGCAGGAGGAGCCTTCCCAGGGCCCTCTGCAAAGAGCCTTTGGTGCCTGCTCCAGAAGAGCTCTGGGTTTGAAGAGATGCTGGAAGCCCTTGGAGGCTGTGTGAATGCCAGCATTCATTCAGGGCTCACTGAGCCATTCAGCTCTGCCCACTGCTCCCTTGAAGaggaacaaaaatgaaagcaaagttcAAATGCTTTTCTCCCTCAGTTCCCCCCTCCTCTCAGAGCACCTCTTTGCCTGcactcttctcccttccccttgaGATCTCCGCTCTCAGCCCCTTCTCtgctgggaggagggaaaaaataggGACCCAGCCAGGCAAAGGGGCTTCACCAGCACGGTGCATGGgttttctcctctcccccctGCAGAAATGGgtgaatttcttatttttgccTTGCACTTTTGTGTCTTCCCCCTGGTGCTCACAGTTTGGGTTACCAAAGGTGCAGAGGAGCACACAAGCAAGTTCACATCTTGCCCTCTCCTGGGGCAACAGACCACCGAGGGGAGAGAAAATCTCTGCCCTGGGCTTCCTGCAGATGACAGCCAAGGTGCCAGGGCATGGAGAGTGGGGGACCCCCTTCACCCACCCCTTCACCCACCCACAGGCCCTGGTGGAAGAAAGCCACATGCCTGCACTATACTGCTGGCAGCTGGGATGTCCTCGGGGACGCTGACTTCGTAGCTGCTCTGAAGGAAGATGGGTCGGTTGTCATTGACATCCAGGACAGTCACATACACCGTGGCAGTCCCAGTGCGCCGGTTCCCAGTGGGGCCATTGTCTATAATGGGAGAGAAAGGTGAGGGGAGTTCTGGTCACCTCCATCTCCTTACACACAGGTCATAGTCAGCCCTCAGCTGCTGAAATTAACAGGATCAgaatttttaaactaaaatccTGTCTTTTTTGCAGCTTGCAAATCCCACACTGAACCATGGcgtggtttggttttattctgcctgtcctgaaagaaaatggaaaagctgaacCACCCCTAAGCTCTGCCATGGAGCcactgcccagggaggctggaaACACAGCTAGTCATTAAAGCAGCTCCATAGACTAAGAGAGTGATGTATGCTGGAAGGGACTGCTGGAGGTCAGGTATTTGGGAGATGAAGGCAAACAGGGGTCTGATGGGTTTTCTGTAGACCCAGCTCAGctcacagccaaagagcaccaGGACCGGTTGATGTTCAGTAGATAAGGACATGGCACAAAAGGTGAGGCAGTGTG from Lathamus discolor isolate bLatDis1 chromosome 3, bLatDis1.hap1, whole genome shotgun sequence encodes the following:
- the C3H10orf105 gene encoding uncharacterized protein C10orf105 homolog; translation: MHPGCSTPRASGAQPQGTAALAKPGRGLSAPLGFAHSGCSQPGCQLSPTLPCPAKGRRGLAAAERGGRGGKAGVRELGQPVRGKMSTEDTGNGTSPTTPLLGLLVSATELVPPSYASPETADPLLVIVALICIFLLLATFLIFVTLCKPAALDQARSGPHECMPHHPVDASEPQLRFWKRLGSLRCSINTFRRSQPMSQRQLTCPRSSLAGQNWNIMESTKM